Proteins co-encoded in one Opisthocomus hoazin isolate bOpiHoa1 chromosome 9, bOpiHoa1.hap1, whole genome shotgun sequence genomic window:
- the STK36 gene encoding serine/threonine-protein kinase 36 isoform X2, which yields MEEYHVLEMVGEGSFGRVYKGRRKHSAQVVALKFIPKVGRSEKELKNLQREIEIMRGLHHPNIIQMLDSFETDKEVVVVTDYAEGELFQILEDDGSLPEDQVQTIAAQLVSALYYLHSHRILHRDMKPQNILLGKDGVVKLCDFGFARAMSIHTMVLTSIKGTPLYMSPELVEERPYDHTADLWSVGCILYELFVGTPPFYTSSIFQLVSLIVKDPVKWPAAISPVFKSFLQGLLMKDPRQRLSWPELLSHPFIAGRVTVIDDTEEHGISNPFTTKLSPELQALKEQQAHSLAPRSGQSRILRKARQKMAEEAQKKGQLKAGGASAKDSGKGCPGHRPRAAPQKAALLEGEPPAASNEKNPGVAQGESSLTEWELEEPPPDPREHSITRDYEQEFPGAGAPPQPGAGRAEPRGRRSIDTVDLESEELESDEEWQHLIEATEPSALQLSTPLSLLREPAFRHRAQARLADSAQQVLEGMLEGASRLRPVLRVVGNLLATRCDSELLDHFCRELNVPLSLLCLAKQILESGSTKQQPWCITVLADLLMVTTVYFSSECSLEDSEQKDSLQAFRESASCFLALLPELLAEPADSEMRLCQQSLLCFTLLCESLDATCLSISASFYASLREEHQPLLNRLLQGSILEQPALRGAVMEAKSARDQSPRVADLFIAALAAACSIPLERNGCREAKQQVALEVAEKLMEGESQQLGRLLGRLEHPSCSLNVLKILYAGCHASPSLCQHLGRSQRLWGSLMQLSKGEVPVAEVAQGTACEASLDLLALLTLQLQTSPPSCFPALGIFGCCCSVGCEAVGTQCLSPGPCFRLEEMVTLAMDLITQSPVVSLVGAAAFLLAQLSQHRVALELRGEEILPVVTNVLTAPAELHLPPPMGAGLYDGIFFILLKLLAQEDVAMEQGFSASELWSVVWHCVAAVLRVGSDRAVPEADPPGAGHPMAELDWNLLSPQGTLLFLSLALFIFTREPHWCLPQLTQSHGVLVVTLKRLLSPGFLACLAQTQAGEDGDPELVPAVVIQACQLLCFPFALDVDGDTLALVVEAVRDAQIPAQLLQVCSHHLPSSYIELPMSLLCHLVVSDEQVIDQMVRAAAASEHIVAFLTSALFSDSLTLTADLLSLLTHVARACPEHLPFLQRILRSSDMADQPLTRLLGHPQHLIRTKTCNLLGNLLRHGHSFPQALQGQPALLESLLGCLADPEESVRKAASFAVGNAAYHESCPAGALGRAVPSLMRLLSDAQARTRCNAASALGNLGRRQSELGDLLVESRAPHVLLEVACRDPRESVREGALVALRALSCHPRTQQVLLSLGAPGRLAALAGSDWRPAAGGNPRPSSAWHCEKLLRLLTPPRSTPGSRAGSIPGPPGPSGPAAPPQG from the exons atggAGGAGTACCACGTGCTGGAAATGGTCGGCGAAGGCTCCTTTGGGCGCGTGTACAAGGGGCGCCGGAAACACAGCGCCCAG GTGGTGGCCTTGAAGTTCATCCCCAAGGTGGGGCGGTCTGAGAAGGAGCTGAAGAACCTGCAGCGGGAGATTGAGATCATGAGAGGCCTCCATCACCCCAACATCATCCAAATGCTCGACAGCTTCGAGACCGACAAGGAG gtggtggtggtgactgACTACGCAGAGGGGGAGCTCTTCCAGATCCTGGAGGACGATGGGAGTTTGCCCGAGGACCAG GTCCAGACCATAGCTGCCCAGCTGGTCTCTGCTCTGTATTACCTGCACTCCCACCGCATCCTGCACCGTGACATGAAACCCCAGAACATCCTGCTGGGCAAAGATGGCGTCGTCAAGCTCTGTGACttcgg GTTTGCCCGTGCCATGAGCATCCACACCATGGTGCTGACCTCCATCAAGGGCACCCCGCTGTACATGTCCcctgagctggtggaggagcgGCCGTATGACCACACGGCGGACCTGTGGTCTGTGGGCTGCATCCTATACGAGCTGTTTGTGGGTACCCCTCCCTTCTACACCAGCAGCATCTTCCAGCTCGTCAGCCTCATCGTCAAGGACCCCGTCAAATGGCCTGCGGCCATAAGCCCAGTCTTCAAG AGCTTCCTGCAGGGACTACTGATGAAGGACCCCCGCCAGCGCCTGTCATGGCCAGAGCTGCTCTCTCACCCCTTCATTGCTGGGCGGGTTACTG TGATTGATGACACGGAAGAGCATGGGATCTCAAACCCCTTCACCACCAAGCTGTCCCCAGAGCTGCAGGCCCTGAAGGAGCAACAAGCTCATTCCCTGGCCCCCAGGAGCGGCCAGTCCAGGATCCTGAGAAAGGCCCGTCAGAAGATGGCCGAGGAGGCACAGAAAAAG GGGCAACTGAAGGCAGGTGGTGCATCTGCGAAGGACTCTGGCAAAGGATGCCCAGGGCATAGGCCCAGAGCAGCTCCTCAGAAGGCAGCGCTCCTGGAGGGGGAGCCACCTGCTGCTTCCAATGAGAAGAACCCAGGTGTTGCGCAAGGAGAGAGCAGCCTGACAGAGTGGGAGTTGGAGGAGCCTCCTCCCGACCCCcg GGAGCACAGCATCACTCGAGACTATGAGCAGGAGTTTCCTGGAGCAGGTGCCCCTCCACAGCCtggtgctggcagggcagagccccgggGCAGGCGCAGCATTGACACCGTGGACCTGGAGAGTGAG GAGCTGGAGAGTGACGAGGAGTGGCAGCACCTGATTGAGGCTACTGAGCCCTCGGCCCTGCAGCTCAGCACTCCATTGAGCCTCCTGAGGGAGCCGGCCTTCCGGCACCGTGCCCAGGCCCGCCTGGCAGACTCTGCTCAGCAG GTGCTGGaagggatgctggagggagcTTCCCGTCTCCGTCCCGTGCTCCGTGTTGTGGGCAACCTCCTGGCTACCCGATGTGACTCTGAGCTGCTAGACCACTTCTGCCGAGAGCTGAATGTGCCTCTGTCCCTGCTTTGTCTAGCCAAGCAGATCCTGGAGAGTGGTAGCACCAAGCAG CAGCCCTGGTGTATCACAGTGTTGGCAGACCTCCTCATGGTGACCACAGTTTATTTCAGCAGTGAATGCAGCCTGGAGGACAGTGAACAGAAGGACAG cctTCAGGCCTTTCGGGAGAGTGCCAGCTGCTTCCTAgccctgctgccggagctgctgGCTGAGCCAGCCGACAGCGAGATGCGACTCTGCCAGCAAAGCCTCCTG TGCTTCACCCTGCTCTGTGAGAGCCTGGATGCAACGTGCCTTTCCATCTCTGCCTCCTTCTATGCCAGCCTGCGAGAGGAGCATCAGCCCCTGCTGAACAGACTTCTCCAGGGATCCATCctggagcagcctgctctgcgAG GTGCGGTGATGGAGGCCAAGTCTGCCCGTGACCAGAGCCCACGTGTGGCAGACCTCTTCATAGCTGCattggctgctgcctgcagcatccCCCTGGAGAGGAATGGCTGTcgggaagcgaagcagcag GTCGCTCTGGAGGTAGCTGAAAAGCTTATGGAGGGAGAGAGCCAGCAGCTTGGGAGGCTGTTGGGGAGACTGGAGCACCCAAGCTGCTCCTTGAACGTGCTCAAG ATCCTCTACGCTGGCTGCCATGCCAGCCCAAGCCTGTGCCAGCACCTGGGAAGGAGCCAGCGACTGTGGGGCTCCCTCATGCAGCTCTCAAAGGGCGAG GTCCCCGTGGCGGAGGTGGCCCAGGGGACAGCCTGCGaggcctcccttgacctgctggccctgCTCACCCTGCAGCTCCAGACCTCCCCTCCCAG ctgcttcccagctctggGGATATTTggatgctgctgctctgtgggATGTGAAGCTGTGGGAACACAGTGCCTCTCTCCTGGTCCCTGTTTCAGGCTTGAGGAGATGGTTACACTGGCCATGGATCTCATCACCCAGTCTCCTGTTGTCTCCCTTGTG GGTGCTGCAGCgttcctcctggcacagctcaGTCAGCACAGGGTGGCCTTGGAGCTCAGGGGAGAAGAGATCCTACCGGTGGTGACAAACGTGCTGACAGCCCCTGCTGAG CTGCATCTCCCCCCGCCAATGGGTGCTGGTCTCTACGACGGGATCTTTTTCATCCTGCTGAAGCTCCTTGCCCAG GAGGACGTGGCCATGGAGCAGGGCTTTTCTGCCTCGGAGCTGTGGAGTGTGGTGTGGCATTGTGTTGCTGCGGTGCTTCGCGTGGGCAGTGACAGGGCAGTGCCAGAGGCAGATCCCCCAGGGGCCGGTCACCCCATGGCAGAGCTGGACTGGAACCTCCTCTCCCCTCAAG GCACCCTGCTCTTCCTCAGCCTGGCCCTCTTCATCTTCACTCGCGAGCCCCACTGGTGCCTGCCTCAGCTCACCCAGTCCCACGGCGTCCTCGTGGTGACGCTGAAGAGGCTGCTGTCCCCTGGCTTCCTGGCCTGCCTGGCACAGAC ACAAGCAGGAGAGGATGGGGACCCTGAGCTTGTCCCAGCTGTGGTGATCCAGGCCTGCCAGCTCCTCTGTTTCCCTTTTGCCCTGGATGTGGACGGAGACACCTTAGCACTGGTCGTGGAGGCTGTGAGAGATGCCCAGatccctgcccagctgctgcag GTCTGCTCTCACCATCTGCCCTCCTCGTACATCGAGCTCCCCATGAGCCTCTTGTGCCACCTCGTTGTGTCTGATGAGCAGGTCATCGACCAAATGGTGAGGGCAGCCGCTGCCTCAGAGCACATCGTTGCCTTCTTGACGTCTGCCTTGTTTTCAGACAGCCTCACGCTCACTGCTGATCTCCTGTCTCTCTTGACCCACGTGGCTCGAGCCTGTCCGGAGCACCTGCCCTTTCTCCAGAGGATCCTGAGGAGCTCGGACATGGCCGACCAGCCGCTGACCCGCCTGCTTGGCCACCCACAACACCTGATACGAACCAAAACTTGCAACctgctgggcaacctgctccgaCACGGCCACAGCTTTCCCCAGGCGCTGCAGGGCCAGCCCGCCTTGCTGGAGAGCCTGCTGGGGTGCCTGGCGGACCCGGAGGAGAGCGTGCGCAAGGCAGCCAGCTTCGCCGTGGGCAACGCCGCCTATCATGAGTCCTGCCCGGCCggggccctgggcagggctgtgcccagcCTGATGCGGCTGCTGAGCGACGCGCAGGCCAGGACGCGCTGCAACGCGGCCTCGGCCCTCGGCAACTTAGGCCGGCGCCAGTCCGAGCTGGGGGACCTGCTGGTGGAGAGCAGAGCCCCCCACGTCCTGCTGGAGGTGGcctgccgggacccccgggagaGCGTGCGGGAGGGAGCCCTCGTCGCGCTGCGGGCCCTCAGCTGTCACCCCAGGACGCAGCAG GTCCTGCTGTCCCTCGGAGCCCCTGGGAGGCTGGCCGCGCTGGCTGGCAGCGACTGGCGGCCTGCTGCTGGTGGCAACCCCCGGCCATCTTCTGCCTGGCACTGCGAGAAGCTCCTCCGCCTGCTTACGCCTCCGCGCAGCacccctgggagcagggctggcagcatccCCGGCCCCCCGGGCCCCAGCGGGCCTgccgccccgccgcagggctgA
- the STK36 gene encoding serine/threonine-protein kinase 36 isoform X4: MEEYHVLEMVGEGSFGRVYKGRRKHSAQVVALKFIPKVGRSEKELKNLQREIEIMRGLHHPNIIQMLDSFETDKEVVVVTDYAEGELFQILEDDGSLPEDQVQTIAAQLVSALYYLHSHRILHRDMKPQNILLGKDGVVKLCDFGFARAMSIHTMVLTSIKGTPLYMSPELVEERPYDHTADLWSVGCILYELFVGTPPFYTSSIFQLVSLIVKDPVKWPAAISPVFKSFLQGLLMKDPRQRLSWPELLSHPFIAGRVTVIDDTEEHGISNPFTTKLSPELQALKEQQAHSLAPRSGQSRILRKARQKMAEEAQKKGQLKAGGASAKDSGKGCPGHRPRAAPQKAALLEGEPPAASNEKNPGVAQGESSLTEWELEEPPPDPREHSITRDYEQEFPGAGAPPQPGAGRAEPRGRRSIDTVDLESEELESDEEWQHLIEATEPSALQLSTPLSLLREPAFRHRAQARLADSAQQVLEGMLEGASRLRPVLRVVGNLLATRCDSELLDHFCRELNVPLSLLCLAKQILESGSTKQQPWCITVLADLLMVTTVYFSSECSLEDSEQKDSLQAFRESASCFLALLPELLAEPADSEMRLCQQSLLCFTLLCESLDATCLSISASFYASLREEHQPLLNRLLQGSILEQPALRGAVMEAKSARDQSPRVADLFIAALAAACSIPLERNGCREAKQQVALEVAEKLMEGESQQLGRLLGRLEHPSCSLNVLKILYAGCHASPSLCQHLGRSQRLWGSLMQLSKGEVPVAEVAQGTACEASLDLLALLTLQLQTSPPRLEEMVTLAMDLITQSPVVSLVGAAAFLLAQLSQHRVALELRGEEILPVVTNVLTAPAELHLPPPMGAGLYDGIFFILLKLLAQEDVAMEQGFSASELWSVVWHCVAAVLRVGSDRAVPEADPPGAGHPMAELDWNLLSPQGTLLFLSLALFIFTREPHWCLPQLTQSHGVLVVTLKRLLSPGFLACLAQTQAGEDGDPELVPAVVIQACQLLCFPFALDVDGDTLALVVEAVRDAQIPAQLLQVCSHHLPSSYIELPMSLLCHLVVSDEQVIDQMVRAAAASEHIVAFLTSALFSDSLTLTADLLSLLTHVARACPEHLPFLQRILRSSDMADQPLTRLLGHPQHLIRTKTCNLLGNLLRHGHSFPQALQGQPALLESLLGCLADPEESVRKAASFAVGNAAYHESCPAGALGRAVPSLMRLLSDAQARTRCNAASALGNLGRRQSELGDLLVESRAPHVLLEVACRDPRESVREGALVALRALSCHPRTQQVLLSLGAPGRLAALAGSDWRPAAGGNPRPSSAWHCEKLLRLLTPPRSTPGSRAGSIPGPPGPSGPAAPPQG, translated from the exons atggAGGAGTACCACGTGCTGGAAATGGTCGGCGAAGGCTCCTTTGGGCGCGTGTACAAGGGGCGCCGGAAACACAGCGCCCAG GTGGTGGCCTTGAAGTTCATCCCCAAGGTGGGGCGGTCTGAGAAGGAGCTGAAGAACCTGCAGCGGGAGATTGAGATCATGAGAGGCCTCCATCACCCCAACATCATCCAAATGCTCGACAGCTTCGAGACCGACAAGGAG gtggtggtggtgactgACTACGCAGAGGGGGAGCTCTTCCAGATCCTGGAGGACGATGGGAGTTTGCCCGAGGACCAG GTCCAGACCATAGCTGCCCAGCTGGTCTCTGCTCTGTATTACCTGCACTCCCACCGCATCCTGCACCGTGACATGAAACCCCAGAACATCCTGCTGGGCAAAGATGGCGTCGTCAAGCTCTGTGACttcgg GTTTGCCCGTGCCATGAGCATCCACACCATGGTGCTGACCTCCATCAAGGGCACCCCGCTGTACATGTCCcctgagctggtggaggagcgGCCGTATGACCACACGGCGGACCTGTGGTCTGTGGGCTGCATCCTATACGAGCTGTTTGTGGGTACCCCTCCCTTCTACACCAGCAGCATCTTCCAGCTCGTCAGCCTCATCGTCAAGGACCCCGTCAAATGGCCTGCGGCCATAAGCCCAGTCTTCAAG AGCTTCCTGCAGGGACTACTGATGAAGGACCCCCGCCAGCGCCTGTCATGGCCAGAGCTGCTCTCTCACCCCTTCATTGCTGGGCGGGTTACTG TGATTGATGACACGGAAGAGCATGGGATCTCAAACCCCTTCACCACCAAGCTGTCCCCAGAGCTGCAGGCCCTGAAGGAGCAACAAGCTCATTCCCTGGCCCCCAGGAGCGGCCAGTCCAGGATCCTGAGAAAGGCCCGTCAGAAGATGGCCGAGGAGGCACAGAAAAAG GGGCAACTGAAGGCAGGTGGTGCATCTGCGAAGGACTCTGGCAAAGGATGCCCAGGGCATAGGCCCAGAGCAGCTCCTCAGAAGGCAGCGCTCCTGGAGGGGGAGCCACCTGCTGCTTCCAATGAGAAGAACCCAGGTGTTGCGCAAGGAGAGAGCAGCCTGACAGAGTGGGAGTTGGAGGAGCCTCCTCCCGACCCCcg GGAGCACAGCATCACTCGAGACTATGAGCAGGAGTTTCCTGGAGCAGGTGCCCCTCCACAGCCtggtgctggcagggcagagccccgggGCAGGCGCAGCATTGACACCGTGGACCTGGAGAGTGAG GAGCTGGAGAGTGACGAGGAGTGGCAGCACCTGATTGAGGCTACTGAGCCCTCGGCCCTGCAGCTCAGCACTCCATTGAGCCTCCTGAGGGAGCCGGCCTTCCGGCACCGTGCCCAGGCCCGCCTGGCAGACTCTGCTCAGCAG GTGCTGGaagggatgctggagggagcTTCCCGTCTCCGTCCCGTGCTCCGTGTTGTGGGCAACCTCCTGGCTACCCGATGTGACTCTGAGCTGCTAGACCACTTCTGCCGAGAGCTGAATGTGCCTCTGTCCCTGCTTTGTCTAGCCAAGCAGATCCTGGAGAGTGGTAGCACCAAGCAG CAGCCCTGGTGTATCACAGTGTTGGCAGACCTCCTCATGGTGACCACAGTTTATTTCAGCAGTGAATGCAGCCTGGAGGACAGTGAACAGAAGGACAG cctTCAGGCCTTTCGGGAGAGTGCCAGCTGCTTCCTAgccctgctgccggagctgctgGCTGAGCCAGCCGACAGCGAGATGCGACTCTGCCAGCAAAGCCTCCTG TGCTTCACCCTGCTCTGTGAGAGCCTGGATGCAACGTGCCTTTCCATCTCTGCCTCCTTCTATGCCAGCCTGCGAGAGGAGCATCAGCCCCTGCTGAACAGACTTCTCCAGGGATCCATCctggagcagcctgctctgcgAG GTGCGGTGATGGAGGCCAAGTCTGCCCGTGACCAGAGCCCACGTGTGGCAGACCTCTTCATAGCTGCattggctgctgcctgcagcatccCCCTGGAGAGGAATGGCTGTcgggaagcgaagcagcag GTCGCTCTGGAGGTAGCTGAAAAGCTTATGGAGGGAGAGAGCCAGCAGCTTGGGAGGCTGTTGGGGAGACTGGAGCACCCAAGCTGCTCCTTGAACGTGCTCAAG ATCCTCTACGCTGGCTGCCATGCCAGCCCAAGCCTGTGCCAGCACCTGGGAAGGAGCCAGCGACTGTGGGGCTCCCTCATGCAGCTCTCAAAGGGCGAG GTCCCCGTGGCGGAGGTGGCCCAGGGGACAGCCTGCGaggcctcccttgacctgctggccctgCTCACCCTGCAGCTCCAGACCTCCCCTCCCAG GCTTGAGGAGATGGTTACACTGGCCATGGATCTCATCACCCAGTCTCCTGTTGTCTCCCTTGTG GGTGCTGCAGCgttcctcctggcacagctcaGTCAGCACAGGGTGGCCTTGGAGCTCAGGGGAGAAGAGATCCTACCGGTGGTGACAAACGTGCTGACAGCCCCTGCTGAG CTGCATCTCCCCCCGCCAATGGGTGCTGGTCTCTACGACGGGATCTTTTTCATCCTGCTGAAGCTCCTTGCCCAG GAGGACGTGGCCATGGAGCAGGGCTTTTCTGCCTCGGAGCTGTGGAGTGTGGTGTGGCATTGTGTTGCTGCGGTGCTTCGCGTGGGCAGTGACAGGGCAGTGCCAGAGGCAGATCCCCCAGGGGCCGGTCACCCCATGGCAGAGCTGGACTGGAACCTCCTCTCCCCTCAAG GCACCCTGCTCTTCCTCAGCCTGGCCCTCTTCATCTTCACTCGCGAGCCCCACTGGTGCCTGCCTCAGCTCACCCAGTCCCACGGCGTCCTCGTGGTGACGCTGAAGAGGCTGCTGTCCCCTGGCTTCCTGGCCTGCCTGGCACAGAC ACAAGCAGGAGAGGATGGGGACCCTGAGCTTGTCCCAGCTGTGGTGATCCAGGCCTGCCAGCTCCTCTGTTTCCCTTTTGCCCTGGATGTGGACGGAGACACCTTAGCACTGGTCGTGGAGGCTGTGAGAGATGCCCAGatccctgcccagctgctgcag GTCTGCTCTCACCATCTGCCCTCCTCGTACATCGAGCTCCCCATGAGCCTCTTGTGCCACCTCGTTGTGTCTGATGAGCAGGTCATCGACCAAATGGTGAGGGCAGCCGCTGCCTCAGAGCACATCGTTGCCTTCTTGACGTCTGCCTTGTTTTCAGACAGCCTCACGCTCACTGCTGATCTCCTGTCTCTCTTGACCCACGTGGCTCGAGCCTGTCCGGAGCACCTGCCCTTTCTCCAGAGGATCCTGAGGAGCTCGGACATGGCCGACCAGCCGCTGACCCGCCTGCTTGGCCACCCACAACACCTGATACGAACCAAAACTTGCAACctgctgggcaacctgctccgaCACGGCCACAGCTTTCCCCAGGCGCTGCAGGGCCAGCCCGCCTTGCTGGAGAGCCTGCTGGGGTGCCTGGCGGACCCGGAGGAGAGCGTGCGCAAGGCAGCCAGCTTCGCCGTGGGCAACGCCGCCTATCATGAGTCCTGCCCGGCCggggccctgggcagggctgtgcccagcCTGATGCGGCTGCTGAGCGACGCGCAGGCCAGGACGCGCTGCAACGCGGCCTCGGCCCTCGGCAACTTAGGCCGGCGCCAGTCCGAGCTGGGGGACCTGCTGGTGGAGAGCAGAGCCCCCCACGTCCTGCTGGAGGTGGcctgccgggacccccgggagaGCGTGCGGGAGGGAGCCCTCGTCGCGCTGCGGGCCCTCAGCTGTCACCCCAGGACGCAGCAG GTCCTGCTGTCCCTCGGAGCCCCTGGGAGGCTGGCCGCGCTGGCTGGCAGCGACTGGCGGCCTGCTGCTGGTGGCAACCCCCGGCCATCTTCTGCCTGGCACTGCGAGAAGCTCCTCCGCCTGCTTACGCCTCCGCGCAGCacccctgggagcagggctggcagcatccCCGGCCCCCCGGGCCCCAGCGGGCCTgccgccccgccgcagggctgA